The DNA segment tttgtatttttagtagagacggagtttcaccttgttggtcaagctggtctcgaactcctaacctcaggtgatccacatgcctcagcctcccaaagtgctgggattacaggcatgagccaccacgcctggcacacTTAGGTCATTTTCAGTTCCTTACTGCTAGCAATGTTCCATATTGAACATCCAGAGACACAGCGTTACCTGGTTTCTGCAGCTCCTGGGATGCAGAACATGTCTATCAATTATGCCCAGTGGCCCACTACCCCCATGTCAGAGCCCAGGAGACGGCTCCAACAGGAGACAGGAAGCAGGAAGTATGAGTTCATTCTGCACAGGAGGAAACTGAGCCTGTGAATGGGGCAGGAAGTTGCCTGAGGCTACACAGCGGGAAGGTTGCAGGTGTGAGCTTCCTGGTCTCCTGCCTGCAAGTATAGGCTCTTCCCCTGACAGAGGTACTTCAGGAACCATGGAGTTAGACCCCAAGGTTTACAGTCTGGCCATGCCCAGTCTTGCAGTGACTCCTTGGGCGAGATCTTTTCCCTCTCTGCATTTCTGTAATGCTATCTATAAAATACAGGGAATCCCAAACCTGACTGCTCTTCAGAAATCTGAGGCACACACTGTCCAAGGAGCTCTAGACTCTGCATTAAAGAGTTCATTAAAATGCACCCTCAGATTTTACAGTACTACAGCTTTTCTGAAAAAGCAGCTAACAATgactgagcacttactacatgACATGGATTAAGAATTCAGTCCtcccaggctgggtgctgtgggttacgcctataatcccagaactttgggatgccaaggcgggcggatcacgaggtcaagagatcgagaccatcctggccaacatggtgaaaccccgtctctaccaaaaatacaaacaattagccgggcatggtgtcaggtgcctgtagtcccagctactcgggaggctgaggcaggagaatcgctggagcccaggaggtggaggttgcagtgagccgagtttgcgccattgcactccagcctggcaacagagcaagactccgtctcaaaaaaaaaaaaaaaaaaaaaaaaaaaaaaaaaaaaaagaattcagtccTCTCAACAATCCTaggaggtaggtattattattcttcCTACTTCCCAGACAGGAAAGTCATAGCAGATAGAAGTTCCATAGctttcctagcttctggtaaTGTTCctgacaggttttggtattaaaattacattgacctcataaaatgagttgggaaataCTCCCTCATTTTTAGTCTCTGTGCAGGTTTGTATGAGACTGGTGgtatttttttaactgttgagAAGAATTTCTCAATGAAACCATCTGAACCTagaattttctttgtgggaagattttaaattacagattcaatgtattTAATTGGTGTAGGACTAtccagattttctctttcttttagtgtcagttttggtaagttgtgtATCATCTAAAATTTCAAATGCACTGTCAAAAAGTCCTCCATACTATCTTTTTATCCCTTTAATGCTTGTAGTATCTACAGTGATGtcctctttttcattcttgataGTGAAATTTGtgttatcttttttcttaatctttctgGGGGTTTATCAGTTCTATTAATCTcttcaaagaaccaatttttggctttgttgattttctctattttttgctttattccattaatttctgctcttatttttattatttcctttcatctttagttttattgttcttttctaGCTTCTTGAGTGGAAGCTTAGagcagtaattttatttttctttttccttttttttttttttttgagatggaatcacactctgttgtccaggctggagtgcaggtgggatgatctttgctcactgcaaccttcgcctcccaggttcaagcaattctcctgcctcagcctccttagtagctgggattacagacacctgccaccacacccaactcattttttgtatctctagtagagacggggttttcaccattttgaccaggctggtctcaaactcctgagctcaggtgatctgcccacctcggcctcccaaaatgctgggattacaggtctgagtcatttcacctggcctaattttcaATCCTTCTTCTAAAGCTATCAAATTTCCTCTAAGCAGTGTTTTAGTTGCACTGTACAGCATTTGATATGTCTTATTTTTCACTGTTCTTGTCAACATATTTTAATCTTCCACTGTGATTATTGACCCAttgattatttagaagtgtgacATGTAATTTCCAAGCATTTGCAGATTTTCCAgtaatttttctgttattgactTTTAATTCAGAGAGGACACGCTGTAAGATTTCAGTCCTTTGAGATTTGCTGAGACTTGTATAAGGTCCATGATATGGTCTATTTCGATAAACATCCTATGTGCACATGGGAAGAATAAGTATTTTATAGTGTTGTACACACGTGAATTAGGCCAAGTTGGTTAATCCTATTGTTCAAACTGTGTGAGGTTGAttcaaggataaagaaataaaCCAGTGGGATAGAGTTCCgaaacagacagacacacagacacacacacacacacacacacacacacacacacacactcttcagcTGATTTACGTTGAGATATTGGGGACTCCTCCAATTCGGTGGGAAAAAAATGatgcttttcaataaatgatgccagGTCAATTGGATATCTACACGGAAAAAAATGAGCTCTAGCCCCGTACACCACCATTCACAATAATTAATATGTAATCAATCATAGATCTAAATATGAGCCCTAAAACAAGCTTCTAAAAGGAAATACAGGAGGATATCCCAATAAAAAGGTACtaaccataaagaaaatattgataaattggacATCACTAAGAGTAACTCCTGTTCATCCAAAGCAAAAGTAAACCACAAAATAGAGGAAGATATTTGCAATAACTTCAATAAATGCGAATCCAAGAATCCATCTACAATACAAAGGGCATGCGTCCGGACCAAGAACACGTATCCAGACTCTGGAAAGAACCTCTACGAACGAAGAAGACAACCCAATTTTCAAATGGACCCCGGGGAACACCCAGGCGGCTGGGGCTGGCTCTAGGTCCCCACTGCTCCGCCTTGCGGGGGCCGCTCCGGCCTGGTCGCCTTCTCCGGGCGCATCCAGGGAACTCGCTCGGTCCTCCTTAAGCGGGGAGGCGGTCGGGGAAGCTCGGAAAGCGTCTCCCCGACTCCGCCCCCAGGGTTGCCTTTCCCTTAGAAGGCCAAGCACCAAGCCCAGCCTCTCGCCGGCTGGGAGTCGCGCGGTGCCCACCTCGCTGCCCAGGCCCCCGACGCCGCGGCAGGAGCCCCCTAAGAGCGCGGGAAGCTCCGCGGACCTGGCGCTCCCGGCTCGGGCGTGGACGGGGCGGGCGCCGGGGCGGGGCGCGCGTCCTCGCGGGTCTGAATGGAAGGGTCGAGGTCGTCGTCGGCGGCGAGCAGATCCTGAAGCCAGAACTCCACCCCGGCGCCCGCGCCATGCGGCGGGAGAGGTGAGCGCGGCGGGCGTGGCGTCCGTGCCGGGGTGGCCGGGGTGCCACGGGAACGGCGAGGCCGGGGACACGCGCGCAGGACGCCAGCGGCGGAGGTGGGCGGCCCCGGGCCGGGGCGGGGAGGGCCGGGTCCAGGCAGTCGCCGTGGGGGACGCGCTGGGCTGTGCCCTCCGCCCCCGCCGCCCACGCACTCGTCTTCGAGGGCGGGCCCGGCGGCCCCGGAGCAAACCGCCGTCTCCCCGCGGCCCCACCGGTCCCTGGCAGCCTCGGGGAATGTCTGTAGCTGAATTCGGGCTCTGAAAGAAGGTGGCGCTGGGTTTTTAAAGATTTGGGGCACAAAAAACGAGAGCGGACCCGGCGCCGGCTACGGCCCTTGCCGAGGGCCACGCCCAGCCCGGCGCCCCGCGCGCCCCGTTTCCCGCGCCGCCTCCCTCCACCCGGCTGAGCGCTTGTGCCCGCAGGTGCGGCGTCCCCCACCCGCGTCGCCGCCATGGAGGTGCTGCGGCGCTCCTCGGTCTTCGCCGCCGAGATCATGGACGCCTTTGACCGCTCGCCCACAGACAAGGAGCTGGTGGCCCAGGCCAAGGCGCTGGGCCGGGAGTACGTGCACGCGCGGCTGCTGCGCGCCGGCCTCTCCTGGAGCGCGCCCGAGCGTGCCGCGCCGGTCCCGGGACGCCTGGCTGAGGTGTGCGCGGTGCTGCTGCGCCTGGGTGAGTGCGCCCTGGTGGGATCCCCAGCTGCGCCTCCTCCCCTGCTGGGCCGCAGCCTCCCTCCGAGGCCGAGATGGGGGTCCGACCCAGGGGCGCCCACCCCCTGCCTGGGACGACCAGGCGCTCGGGACAGGGCCACCCAGGCGGGTGCTCCCGGATCTGCCCTCTCAGGCCTCCCACGCCGCAGGCCCCCCCATCAGCTGCCTGCTCAGCCCAGATTTCAGTCATGCTGGCCATAAACAATAGAAAGCTCCAGAAAGAATAATCTATTAGTGGGTGGCTAAGCTTCCACAGTGACCCTTGTTCTCAGCTGGGCACAGAAACCCTTTGTAGGAGCACGTGTCCCGatgtttattttggaaaacagattCTTGCTGTTACTGGCCGAGATCCCGCCCGCTGCCCTCTGGATTCCGAGGCCTCCGAGGCCCCCCCATTGGAAACTGCGCCCACCGGGCTGGGTAGCCAAAACCTCAGTATTCGTTGGTGCTGTGAGGACATCTGGGGGTGCTCGGTTCTGGGGTCACACACGGTCCACTGGCTGCCCCCACCGTCTCCAAGGTCTGGACCGCAGAGGGAGGGACCAGCCCCATTGTGACTGTCCAGTCCCCTCACCACAGCTGGGCTGCGGCCGTCACCTGGGAATGTTTATGTGATGCCCGAAGAGGGCACATGGGGCGCTTGTGGCTGAGCCCGGGAAGGGGAGGTGACAGCATAGGTGAAACTGAATCGGTGGCTCTCCAGGCAGGGGTTTGGAGTCAGAGGGCACGACCCCGTGAGGGGACACGCTGCCTACTCTCAGGCTGGCGCTGGCATGGGCTCTAGGTGGCCCCTGCCCTTACGTGGTGGGCTGGGCCCAGAGAACAAAGCTGTGTAGACCTGGCCTGCCCAGGAGTGTGTGTGGGGTGCAGACAGAATCCATGGGGACCAGCACAGAGCCTCCAGGAGGAGGTGGAGTCCCATCTGAGGAGTTCAGAAGGAGGGAGAGGTCTCTGGGTGGGAGCTAGGGGGTTGGTGGGGCTCCATGAGACCCCCCGCCTGCTGCTGCCTCTAGTCGGGCTCTGAGAATGACCCTAGGGGATCCTTTTAGTGGCCTTCTGAGAAGATGATGCCAGACCCCTGGAATGGCTGGGAAGAAGTCTCAGATGTCTAGGGGGACCCCAGAGGGACACAGCTCAGACCTGCATCTGCTGCTCAGGGTCAGTCCCTTGAGGCCAGCGCTGTCTCCCTGCCCTTGGGCAGTGCAGACAGGAAGAAGCCCGGGTTGTGTCCCCACCTTCAGTCTGGGGCCAGCCTGCAGCAGCCCCGGAGATCTGTGTTTGGGAGCTGCCGGGTCAGTCCTGGGAATTTCCATGTCGTCCCCCGCCCCCGGCCAGCCTCTCCTGGGCTCTGCTCTGCTTCCAGATCTTAATTAATGAGATACAGAGCAGCCTTTATCAGCTGGGATGGTCCGGTCAGCAGCATTACCCTGTTTGCTTTGGTTGGAGAACTGGCCGGGCTGCGGACTCCCAATCCCAGGGCCCTGTGGCATTCTCGGCACCATCTGCCCCGTGCCTGTGCGCTGCTGCTGCCAAGGGTGCCACAGGCAGCACTGGGGCGGTGGGCCTGTAGGGGCCATCCTCGGCTGCCAGGGGCAGGGCTGATGCAGTGCCACCTCCAAGCACATCCCCTTGGCAGCAAGAGCCCAGGTGGGAGCGTGGCAGTGCGGGTGGCCCAGGACAGCGGCCCAGCCAGCCCAGGTGGGAGCGTGGCAGTGCAGGTGGCCCAGGACAGGGGCCCAGCCAGCCCAGGTGGGAGCGTGGCAGTGCGGGTGGCCCAGGACAGGGGCCCAGCCAGCCCAGGTGGGAGCGTGGCAGTGCGGGTGGCCCAGGACAGGGGCCCAGCCAGCCCAGGTGGGAGCGTGGCAGTGCGGGTGGCCCGGGACAGGGGCCCAGCCAGCCCAGGTGGGAGCGTGGCAGTGCGGGTGGCCCGGGACAGGGGCCCAGCCAGCCCAGGTGGGAGCGTGGCAGTGCGGGTGGCCCGGGACAGCGGCCCAGCCAGCCCAGGTGGGAGCGTGGCAGTGCGGGTGGCCCGGGACAGCGGCCCAGCCAGCCCAGGTGGGAGCGTGGCAGTGCGGGTGGCCCGGGACAGGGGCTCAGCCAGCCCAGGTGGGAGTGTGGCAGTGCGGGTGGCCCAGGACAGCGGCTCAGCCTCTGCATCTGAGCGGTCCCTGAGCCATGCTAGGGCCTGAGCCGGGCTCTCGGGCTGTCCCCTGCTCTCACCCCAGTGCTTTCtctgcccagcccctccccacgTCGGGGTCTGGCCGTCTGCCTGGTCCCTCCTGCTCTGGGCAGCTCGGCTGCCTGTCGGCTGTGAGTCACCAGCAGGCACGGCCCACGCTCTCGCAGGATTCCCGCCCCACCGGCTTGGCCAGCTAGGCTTAGGGGCTGGCTCGTCAGAGGGGCGGGACTGGGGGCGCCTTCAGTACTTCCTTGGTCTTCTGGTCCCTAGGGGCCAAGGTTGGGGGATGGCCCAAGGGAGGTCAGATGGGGTCAAGTGGAGGTGGGAATCAGACAAGTGAGGAACAGGCTGGAATTCAAGCATGGTCAGGTGGGGGTCAGGTGCAGGGTGTGCCCCAAGCCAGTCGTGTCCCAGGAAGCTGGGGCGTGGGCTGCCTCTCACCTGCTCTTGTGACCACACAGGCGATGAGCTGGAGATGATCCGGCCCAGCGTCTACCGCAACGTGGCGCGTCAGCTGCACATCTCCCTGCAGTCTGAGCCTGTGGTGACCGATGCGTTCCTGGCCGTGGCTGGCCACATCTTCTCTGCAGGTATGCCCAGCCTGCCCGTCCCATGGGACCTCAGGGAGGGATCCAGGGTCTGTGGCTCAGGCTCACAGGGACCCCACGAGTTGGCCCCCACCCATCCTGGCGCTGCCCAGTGCCCACCGGTGCCATCTCGCTGCTGCAGGTGTCAGGAGCTGCCCAGCCACCAGCGTGGGCTCAAACCACAGCATTCAGGGTCTcttgtggttctgcaggctggtGGGCATGCTGAGCAGCTGGCACAGGCTTCTTGATCGGTTGTAGTTGTGGTCCAGCATCCGTGGGGCCGCGTGACCTGCAGTCCTGTGGGGTGGCACGTCCTAGGGCTGCCTGCTTTCCTGCAGGGGCCCCCAAGTGGGGCTTGGGCTTCTCACAGCATGGTGCTGTGTCCCAAGGAGGAGTGGCAAGGAGCAGGTTTCCCAGACAGCTCCCGAGTAGATGCTGCCAGGCTGTTAGGATATACCCTCAGAAGTCACGGGTAACTGCTGGATTCTGATGGTCAGAAGCGAGCCTCAGGGCTCCAGCGTCCAGGAGAGGGGAGAGCATGGGGGTCCAAGCAGACTGGCTCCCGGAGGGCATCCGGAGAACAGCAGCGCATCTCACCTGGCTGTGCCTGCCTCACCTGTGACCCTCCTGGGCGCTCCCATCTCTGCCCTGGAGAGGCAcctcctggccctgcctcccTGCTCCTGGCTGTCCACATGCTTCTAGGCCCACGGGAGGTTCAGGGCTTGTCTCCCCTGCTTGGTGCCCGCTGTCCACTTGTCTAGCTGCCTTGGCCTGGATTTGCCCAGTGTGGCTTCTGTCCGCTTGCCCCGTGTCATCAGGTCTGGCCCTGCAGACCTCAGCCCCCTGCCTTTgacctctgtgaccttgggtcCTGTCTTGGCACCCCGTACTATGAGCTGCCCCTGGGTGTGGCAGGCGCTGGGTGCTGCTGTTGGGGTGAGTGGTGCGCCGGCCCCGATGTGGCACCTCCCTGATTGGCACATTCCTCAGCTGTTTTCCAAGTGCTGTCCAGGTGCTGGGCACAGCTCTGGGCCAGTGAACCCCGGGGTGCGCAGGATTCCCTGAAGCTTGGAGGAGGGGCATGCTGTTCCCCTGGGGCGGTTTTTTGGAAGACCCCTGACAGCAGGGAGGCCTTGCACACCCTTGTCTGGGAGCTGGTGTGGGTCCGTGGCCAGTCAGCTGTGTGACTGTGGCCTGCTGTCATCTCTGTGGCCTCAGCTGCCTTGTCTGCAGGCAGTCCTGACAGCAGCAGGAGCCAGGCATCAGACAGGCGCCAGAGGAAGCCACACCCTTGCTGTGGGAGATGCATCCCACGCCACGGGGTGACCCTCAGAGCCAGGGGTCTTCAGATGGCCTCGGGACCTCCACCCACCGGAGGGCAAGGGGaagaggccaggagtgtgaggaCCACTGCCTCTCGCTCAGGCAGACCCCACCTTTGTGGGGTGTCCTCCAGCTCCTCTCCCAGACGTCTCCTCCGACCCCTGGTGGGCCAGCCAGATGGGGACAGAGCGGGGCTGACACCCTCGgctggaggccaaggcggcgggGGCTGCGAGCGTTTTCTGACAGAATCCGGTCTCTCCAGTGCCACGCTTGCTCACTGCTGACCTCCCTGGACAGAAGTTACTGTGGCTGGGACGCAGCGGCGACCTGGCAGGCTGCTGGAGAGGGAAGGCTGAGTCCAGGGATGGGAGTCCAGGCGGGGTCTGGTCCTGCCTCCGGGCTTGTCTTGTTGCCACAGCATGTGCTGGAGTGCCTCAGACCACACCTGGGGAGGGGCAGTGACCTCAGGCTGTGGTGTGGGGTCAGGAGGCGGAACCAAGCTGGGTGCGGGTGAGACTCCCTGTCTGGCGCTCCTGGGgtggcctcagagcctggactctGTCACCGCTCCTGTGTTCCTTTGGGAGATTGTAAATGAATCCTCATTGGCAGTTTGGCTCCAAGGCCCCCACGTGGCAGCTGAGGGTGGGGGGCCGGGCCCAGGCCAGGCTGAGGCGTGTCATGGGGCAGACCTGAGTCGGCTGGGGGTGCATATGGGTAGGGGCTGGGGAGTGGGCAGGTGGTGTGGCTCAGGGGCCGGGTGGGCAGGGGGCAGGGTTCACGGCACAGTGGGCAGCggaagcatggtggcaggagctggCAAGCTGGTGCCCGCCCCTCCTGCCGCCAGGGTGACCCAGGCAGGCACGGGGCAGGCAGTGGGTGGGGCCCCGGAAGGAAGCCAGGGGTGGAAGGCGTCCTGGGCTGACGACCACTCTCAGCCCTCCCTTGGCCGACGCCGGCGCGTGGGTGGCCACCCGGGTGTCTGTCTCGGGGCCGCTGGGTTTACGAGCTGCAGGCTGGCTTTAAAAGGAACAGTCATTTCTGAGAATGCAGCAGCCTGCCCAGAGGTGGGGCGCCTCCCCCTTCGGCAGGGAGAGAGGATGGGGCCAGGATGCCCCTACCCGCCCGGCCTTGCTTGAGCAGGGCCTGGCCTGAGGTGGGGGCGGTGCCTAGGAAGACTCTGGTTGGTTCTGGGAGGGCGCCTGGGGGCCAGGGAGGGCTGAGGGGAAGGGGATGGCTGGAGGAGCGGGCACACAGCTGACGGGGGATGTGGGCGGCACCGGCCAGGTGGCCCGGGCTATGTGTAGAGTTCAGTTTAAGTCTTGTTGTTTTCACTGGAAAACTGGAGCCCACTCCCCTGTGGTCagcatcccccaccccacccagcgcCCCAGGCTTGTCCCACGCAGGCCCGGCTCTGGCCATGTGGCAGCCCCCACACCCCCACCTGCTGCTACTCTGAGGCGGCCCTGCCCCAGGGGAGCCACGCAGGCTGAAGCCCAAGAGCCTCGTGACCTGCAACGAGTTTCTGAACCTCCCTGAACCAGAGCCACCTGACTAGGGAGCTAGGGCAGGGCCGCCCCTTCTGCCCCTCAGGCCCACTGGCAATTGCACCCCCAGCCCCCTTCACCTTTGTCCATCCCAGTCCTCTTGGGCCCCTTTGTCTACAGGGCGAGCCTCCAGCCTCCAAGTGCTTTACACGTCCTTGCCTCCCTGCCTGAGGCCCCTCCCACGCCAGCCATCCCTGCACGCTCTGACCCCCgggtcttcctccctctcctcctcttagCAGGCGCCCTTGAGGGTGTGCGCCCTGCCCAGCCCCTCCACTGCAGGCAAGCCGCACAGCCCGCACCTCAGGGCTGGGGCCTTGGCTAGTGTTGTGAGCCCTGTGAGGGCTGCAGGGCAGGGCTCCGTGGGGGTCTCCAAGTCTCCAGCCCCAGGAGACTCCCACGAAGGCAGAGGCCAACAAATGTTGTTTCTGGCTGTTTTCATTTAGGGCTTCAAAGTTCCTGCTCAGGACTTTGGAAAAACTCATTTCCAAAGTGGTAGAACTCAATTTTCCTCCCCATTTAAAAGTTGGCaatagtgtttatttttttctttgaatttgaattgtattttctataaatacatatgtaattttatataattcttcTAATTATAGTttcattataagaaaaataaaaatggctgggtgcagtgactcacgcttgtaatcccagcactttgggaggccgaggtgggtggatcacctgaggtcgggagtttgagaccagcctgaccaaaaagaagaaaccctgtctctaataaaaatacaaaattggccaggtttgctggcacatgcctgtaatctcagctactcgggaggctgagacaggagaatcgcttgaacccgggaggcggaggttgcagtgagccgagattgtgccactgctctccagcctgagtgacagaggcagaccctattctttcttttttttcgtttttttttttttttttgagatggagtttcactcttgttgcccaggctgaaggtgcaatgg comes from the Pan troglodytes isolate AG18354 chromosome 13, NHGRI_mPanTro3-v2.0_pri, whole genome shotgun sequence genome and includes:
- the BOK gene encoding bcl-2-related ovarian killer protein isoform X1 produces the protein MEVLRRSSVFAAEIMDAFDRSPTDKELVAQAKALGREYVHARLLRAGLSWSAPERAAPVPGRLAEVCAVLLRLGDELEMIRPSVYRNVARQLHISLQSEPVVTDAFLAVAGHIFSAGITWGKVVSLYAVAAGLAVDCVRQAQPAMVHALVDCLGEFVRKTLATWLRRRGGWTDVLKCVVSTDPGLRSHWLVAALCSFGRFLKAAFFVLLPER
- the BOK gene encoding bcl-2-related ovarian killer protein isoform X2 → MFILENRFLLLLAEIPPAALWIPRPPRPPHWKLRPPGWVAKTSVFVGAVRTSGGARFWGHTRSTGCPHRLQGDELEMIRPSVYRNVARQLHISLQSEPVVTDAFLAVAGHIFSAGITWGKVVSLYAVAAGLAVDCVRQAQPAMVHALVDCLGEFVRKTLATWLRRRGGWTDVLKCVVSTDPGLRSHWLVAALCSFGRFLKAAFFVLLPER